Proteins co-encoded in one Deltaproteobacteria bacterium genomic window:
- a CDS encoding TetR family transcriptional regulator, producing the protein MARGRKREYGKREKILQGALKIFSKNGFYKSKVSDIAKEAGVADGTIYLYFKNKDDILICIFEEKIGEIISILKDKLAGAGNPEEKIWVFVDNHLKLLEENPDLAEMLQVELRQSNKFMKEYIPVKFLEYLDILSDIITEGVQKGVFRNDINPTIARRIIFGALDEISLAWVLSKKGKYDIDESARQVYSIVVNGMKNRVLDS; encoded by the coding sequence ATGGCGAGAGGTCGAAAGAGGGAATATGGCAAGAGGGAAAAAATATTGCAGGGGGCATTGAAAATATTTTCAAAAAACGGATTTTATAAATCCAAGGTTTCCGATATTGCAAAGGAGGCGGGGGTTGCCGACGGGACGATTTACCTCTATTTCAAGAACAAAGACGACATCCTCATATGCATTTTTGAGGAAAAAATAGGAGAGATCATTTCGATACTCAAGGATAAGCTTGCCGGCGCGGGTAATCCCGAAGAGAAAATATGGGTGTTTGTCGACAACCACCTGAAACTCCTCGAGGAGAACCCTGACCTCGCCGAGATGCTACAGGTCGAGTTGCGGCAGTCGAACAAGTTCATGAAGGAGTACATTCCCGTCAAGTTTCTCGAATACCTCGATATACTCTCGGACATAATCACCGAGGGCGTGCAAAAGGGGGTATTTCGGAATGACATAAACCCCACCATCGCCAGGAGGATCATATTCGGGGCCCTCGATGAAATATCTCTTGCATGGGTGCTCTCGAAAAAGGGCAAATACGATATTGATGAATCGGCCCGTCAGGTTTACTCAATCGTCGTAAATGGCATGAAGAATCGCGTTCTGGATTCATAA
- the fsa gene encoding fructose-6-phosphate aldolase produces MKIFIDTANVDEIKKAKDLGVLNGVTTNPSLIAKEGRSFDDIVREIFSIVDGPVSLEVVSETWEAMVEEARNLAAIHENAVVKAPMTAEGLKATGILAREGISVNVTLIFNPVQALLAAKAGARYVSPFIGRLDDISHRGMEVVEQTMQIFSNYGIETEIIAASIRHPLHVLDAALIGADIATVPLKTIEHLLKHPLTDIGLEKFLSDWKKSKV; encoded by the coding sequence ATGAAGATATTCATAGATACGGCCAATGTGGATGAGATTAAAAAGGCAAAGGACCTGGGGGTTCTCAACGGAGTGACGACAAACCCTTCCCTCATCGCAAAGGAGGGGAGAAGTTTCGACGATATCGTGAGGGAAATTTTTTCCATCGTCGATGGTCCCGTTTCCCTTGAGGTGGTGAGCGAGACCTGGGAGGCAATGGTGGAGGAGGCGAGGAATCTTGCAGCCATTCACGAAAATGCTGTCGTGAAAGCGCCGATGACCGCAGAGGGGCTGAAGGCGACGGGTATCCTTGCCAGGGAGGGGATATCGGTAAATGTGACCCTGATATTCAATCCTGTTCAAGCGCTCCTCGCTGCCAAAGCGGGAGCCCGATATGTGAGCCCGTTCATCGGAAGACTCGACGACATATCACACAGGGGCATGGAGGTGGTGGAGCAGACCATGCAAATATTTTCCAACTACGGCATTGAAACGGAAATTATTGCTGCGTCCATAAGGCATCCCCTCCACGTGCTCGATGCCGCCCTGATCGGCGCCGATATAGCGACGGTCCCCCTGAAAACGATAGAGCATTTGCTAAAACATCCTTTGACTGACATCGGTTTGGAGAAGTTTCTCTCTGACTGGAAAAAGTCAAAAGTCTAA
- a CDS encoding helix-turn-helix domain-containing protein, with the protein MKRDKSNYIIQSVAHALDVLEEFKGGADELGVTELSKKLKLHKNNVFRILATLESRGYIEQNKATENYRLGIKCLELGQTYIKQMGLLKLAKSVLEELANKCGETTYISILRDNDVVYLDSVETKATVRVVSRVGLHLPVYATAAGKALIMHESEDELKTRLHRELKKLTPNTVDTVDDLLLELRKSTEKGFTTDIEEFEVGVCCVGAPVRDYTGRIVGAISLSGPASRMTREKIEDEIASHVVKKSAELSMRLGFNE; encoded by the coding sequence ATGAAAAGAGACAAGTCGAACTATATCATCCAGTCAGTGGCTCATGCCCTCGATGTTCTCGAAGAGTTCAAAGGCGGCGCTGACGAGCTCGGCGTTACGGAGCTATCGAAGAAACTGAAGCTCCATAAAAATAATGTTTTCCGTATACTTGCCACGCTTGAGTCGCGGGGATACATCGAACAGAACAAGGCGACTGAAAATTACCGCCTCGGTATCAAATGCCTCGAACTCGGTCAGACCTACATCAAGCAGATGGGGCTCCTAAAACTTGCAAAATCAGTTCTCGAGGAGCTGGCAAACAAGTGCGGCGAGACTACCTACATATCCATTTTGAGAGACAACGATGTGGTGTATCTCGACTCCGTGGAGACAAAGGCGACGGTGAGGGTTGTCTCAAGGGTCGGCCTCCATCTACCGGTGTATGCCACTGCCGCGGGAAAAGCTCTCATCATGCACGAATCGGAGGATGAGCTCAAGACGCGCTTACACAGAGAATTGAAAAAACTCACCCCCAATACGGTGGACACCGTGGATGACCTTCTGCTCGAGTTGAGGAAATCTACGGAAAAAGGGTTTACGACCGACATTGAAGAGTTTGAGGTCGGCGTCTGCTGCGTGGGTGCCCCGGTGAGAGACTACACGGGAAGGATCGTGGGTGCGATTTCCCTTTCTGGCCCGGCTTCGCGAATGACGAGGGAAAAAATAGAGGATGAGATTGCCAGCCACGTGGTTAAAAAATCCGCCGAACTTTCCATGAGGCTCGGATTCAACGAATAG
- a CDS encoding acyl-CoA dehydrogenase encodes MISFELTDEQKQLQDMAHKFAANEIRPRAAECDKTGEFPHEIMEKAFELGLMTDFIPEEEGGLGLGTIEACIISEEIAWGCSGVYTSMEASALALMPILIAGTKEQLERFVAPFSEKLTYSSFCLTEPGAGSDVGSVKTTAKKDGGNYILNGTKCFITNGSYASQFVVFASTDKSLGHRGLSAFVVPRDLPGVSTGKKEDKLGQRASDTADVIFEDVVVPGENLLWNEGDGFKLAMMTLDRTRPGVSAAAVGVARAAYEYALDYSKERVQFGTPIAMNQAINFMLADMLIGIETARVMTWKAAWMVDNGMRNTTESSIAKAYAGDLVMRVTTDAVQIFGGYGYMKDYPVEKLMRDAKIFQIYEGTSQIQRLVIAKEILLR; translated from the coding sequence ATGATTAGTTTTGAATTGACGGATGAGCAGAAACAGCTTCAGGATATGGCTCATAAGTTTGCGGCGAATGAAATCCGGCCCAGAGCGGCAGAGTGCGACAAAACCGGTGAGTTCCCCCATGAGATCATGGAAAAGGCCTTCGAGCTGGGACTCATGACCGATTTCATCCCGGAGGAGGAGGGCGGTCTTGGACTCGGAACGATCGAGGCGTGTATCATCTCGGAGGAAATTGCCTGGGGCTGCTCTGGTGTATACACATCCATGGAAGCGTCGGCCCTGGCGCTCATGCCCATTCTCATAGCCGGCACCAAGGAGCAGCTTGAGAGGTTTGTGGCACCTTTTTCGGAAAAACTCACATATTCCTCCTTCTGCCTCACAGAGCCCGGTGCAGGCTCGGATGTTGGCTCGGTGAAGACAACGGCGAAAAAGGATGGGGGAAACTACATTTTGAACGGGACGAAGTGCTTCATAACGAACGGCTCATACGCAAGCCAGTTTGTCGTTTTCGCTTCCACCGACAAGTCCCTCGGTCACAGGGGTCTTTCCGCATTCGTCGTGCCGCGGGATCTTCCCGGAGTGTCAACGGGTAAGAAGGAGGATAAGCTCGGGCAGCGGGCGTCGGACACGGCGGATGTTATTTTCGAAGACGTGGTGGTACCCGGGGAAAACCTCCTCTGGAACGAGGGGGATGGCTTCAAGCTCGCCATGATGACCCTCGACAGGACGCGGCCCGGCGTGTCTGCAGCCGCCGTGGGGGTTGCGAGAGCCGCTTATGAATATGCCCTGGACTATTCAAAGGAGAGGGTGCAGTTCGGGACTCCCATCGCGATGAATCAGGCAATCAACTTCATGCTCGCCGATATGCTGATCGGCATAGAGACTGCCCGGGTCATGACGTGGAAGGCGGCGTGGATGGTTGACAACGGCATGAGGAATACCACCGAATCGTCCATAGCGAAGGCGTATGCGGGCGATCTCGTCATGAGGGTTACCACCGATGCCGTCCAGATTTTCGGGGGGTACGGGTACATGAAAGACTATCCCGTTGAGAAACTCATGCGGGATGCCAAGATTTTCCAGATATACGAGGGCACGAGCCAGATCCAGCGCCTCGTCATTGCAAAGGAGATTCTCCTCAGATAA